CTTGACTGGGCCCGGCCCGGCTGTTAGCGTGCCCGCGTGACGACTTTCAGCGCTCCCCTGCTCGAGCGGACCTATTCCACGGCCGATGTGGTGGAGCAGCGCGCCCGCATCCGGGCCAAGGTGGTGCCCACGCGCGGCGAGCACGGGCTCGACATCGGCTGCGGCCCCGGCCTCCTGGCCTGCGAGCTGGCGCGCGACATCGGCCCAACGGGCCGGATGGCCGGCATCGACACCAGCCCCGACATGGTCACCATGTCGGGCGAGCGCGCGCGCCGCTCGGCGCTGGCCGGGCGCACGGAGTTCGCCGTCGGCGACGCGGTGGAGCTCCACTTCCCCGCGCAGAACTTCGACTTCGTGACCGCGGTCCAGGTCTACGAGCACGTCGCCGACCTGCCGCGGGCTCTCAGCGAGGCGTACCGCGTGCTGAGACCGGGTGGGCGCCTCATCGTGATGGACAGCGACTGGGACTCATGCGTCTGGCAAGCGGATGACGGCGACCGGCACGCACGCGTGCTGCGGGCGTGGGAGGCGCAGTTCGTCCACCCGCACCTGCCCGCGCTGCTGCCGCGGCTCCTGGGCCAGGCCGGCTTCGCGTTCAAGAGCCTCTCCGTGGTGCCGATGGTCAACCTCCACTCGGACGACACGACCTATAGCGGCAGTCTGATCGACGTGGTCGCGCGCTTCGTGAGCCGCACATCGGGCATTCCCGAGGACGTGGCGCAGGCCTGGGCGGACGATGTCCGAGGGCAGGATCTCCACGGGCGCTATTTCTTCAGCCTCTCGCGCTTTCTCTTCCTGGCCGAGCGGCCGATGACGGGAGGCTAGGCGGTGCGCATCGAAGTGGACCTGGTCCAGGAGGAGGGCGGCCTCTTTCGCGCCACGGCCGTCGCCTACCCGCGCGTCACCGTTACCGGGCGCATTGAGAAGGAGGCGCTTGGCCTGCTCGTCCAGGCGATGGAGAAACACATGAAGGAGGAGGCCCGGAAGGCCGCTTCCGGCTCATGAGCGATCGCGGTGGGGCGCTAGGCGATCTGCGCGTCGTGGACTGCTCGCGCCTCATCGCCGGCGGTGTGCTGGCCACGATGCTGGCCGACCTCGGCGCGGACGTCATCAAGGTCGAGAACCCCAAGGGCGGCGACCCGCTGCGCACCTGGTCCAAGTCGCTCGGCGAGCTGTGGTGGAAGGTCTACGCGCGCGGGAAGCGCGCGATCACGCTCAACCTGACCAAGCCCGAAGGCCAGGCCCTCCTCCGCCGCCTCGTCACAACCGCCGACGTCTTGATCGAGAACTACGTCCCCGGCACGTTCGAGAAGTGGGGGCTCGGCTGGGACGCGCTCTCGAAGGAGAACCCGCGCCTCGTCATGGTGCGCGTCTCCGGCTGGGGACAGGACGGCCCCTACCGCGACCGGCCGGGCTTCGGCACCATGGTCGAGGCCATGTCGGGCTTCGCCGCGACGACGGGCCCCGCGGAGTCGCCCACCCTGCCCTCCTTCCCCATGGCCGACATGGTCGCCGCGCAGGCGGGCGCCGTCGCGGTGCTCGCGGCGCTCCGCCACCGCGACCGCGTCTCGGGACGCGGGCAGATGATCGACGTGCCGCTCTACGAGCCGCTGCTGGCCATCCTCGGCCCGAACGCGCTCGAGTACCGCGCGCATGGAATCGTCCGCGAGCGCATCGGCAACCGCTCCCACAACGCGAGCCCGCGCGGCACGTACAAGACGCGGGAAGGGAAATGGGTCGCGCTCTCCGCCTCGACTCCCGCCTCGGCGGACGCCATGTTCAAGGCGCTCGGCATCGGGCACCTCCTGGCGGACCCGCGCTTCGCCACCAACGACGCGCGCATCGCCAACGGCGAAGCCGTCGACCAGGCGATCGCCGAGGCCATCGGCAGGCGCTCGCGCGAAGAAATCGTCCGGCTCTTCGAGACCGAGGGCCTGACCGCGGCGCCCGTCTACGACATCGCCGACATCATGGAAGACCCGCACTTCAAGGCGCGGCGCACCTTCGTGGAGCTGCCCGACCCGGAGCTCGGCACAGTCACCATGAGCGCGCCCACGCCGCGCCTGTCCGAGACGCCGGGCTCCATCCGCTGGGCGGGCCCGGCGCTGGGCGCCCACAACCGCGAGGTCTTTGCTCACGAGCTGGGCCTCTCCGACCACGAGATCGAGAAGCTGAAGGCCAACGGAATCATCTGACGTCGAGCCCGTATGGCGAGCCGGAGTGCTAGCATGAGGCCCATGCGGCCGAAGGCAGGCCCCAATCCCTTTCTCGACGCGACGGCGGGCCAGATGCTGGCGCGCGTCGCCGCCCGTTTCCCAGACCGCGAGGCCATCGTCGCGGCAGACCGGCGCATCACGTACAAGGACTTTCTGCGCGAGAGCGAGCGCGTCGCGCGCGGGCTACTCGCGCTCGGCATCGCGAAGGACGACAAGGTCGCCCTGTGGCTGCCCAACCGCCCGGCCTGGCTCGCCGTCCAGCAGGCCTGCGCGATGATCGGGGCCGTCGCGGTCGCGCTCAACACGCGGTACAAGGCGCACGAGCTCGCGTACATCCTCGGCCAGTCGGATGCGACGACGCTGATCCTGGCTGATCACCTCGGGCCGGTAGATTTCCTCGAGACGCTGAACGAAGTGCTGCCGGGCCTGCGCAACGGCGAGCCGGGCGAGCTCGCGCTGCCCGAATTCCCGAAGCTCACGCGCGTGATCGTTGACGCTGAGGATCCCTACCCAGGCTGTCTGCGCCTCAGCGACGTCGTCGAGGCAGGTGACGAGCCCGAGTGGCAGGCCGCACTCGAGCGGACGCGCGCGAACGTGACACCGGACGACCCGTGGACCATTCTCTACACCTCGGGCACGACATCGTTCCCGAAGGGCGCGGTCATCAGCCACCGGAACGCGGTGCCTCACGGCTGGTACGCGGGCGAGGCGCTCCGCGTTACGGAAGGCGACCGCGTGCTCCACGCGCTCCCGATGACGGGCACCTGGGGCGGTCTCTGCATCCCCCTCTCGACCTTCTCCCACGGCGCCTGCCTCGTGGTCATGGAGAGCTTCGACGCGGGCGTCGTGCTCCACCTCATCGAGCGCGAGGGCATCACGATCTGGAACGCCGTCGACGCCATGGCTATCGCAGTGCTGGACCACCCGGACCTGGCGCGCCGCAAGCACTCGACGCTCCGCACGGGCGGCTTCGGCATGACGGGCGGCGGGCGCGACGGGCTCTTCGAGGACATCGTTCGCACACTCGGGGTGCCGCAGGCCTACGAGCCCTACGGCATGACGGAGCTGAACGCGCTCTCCATGCTCCACGACCTCGACGAGAGCGACGTATCCCGCGCGCTGCCCGGCGTCTGGCCCGCCGACGGGCTCGAGGTGCGCGTCGTGGATCCCGAGACGGGCGATGACATGCCCGTTGACCGCGAGGGCGAGCTCTGGTTCCGCGGTCGGCTCGTCACGCGCGGCTACTACAAAAAGCCCGAGGAGACAGCCAAGGCCTTCACCGCCGACGGCTGGTTCAAGTCAGGCGACCTCGCGGTGCGCGACGCCGAGGGGCGCACCGTCTTCAAGGGGCGCCTGCGCGAGGTGCTGCGAATCAGCCACTTCATGGTGGCGCCGGCGGAGATCGAGGCGTTCATCATGACGCACCCGACGGTGTCACAGGCCTTCGTGATCGGCGTGCCCGACCCGAAGCTCAACGAAGCCGCCGTCGCCTACATCATCCCCAAGCCCGGCGAGCTCCTGACCGAAGCCGACATCATCGCCCACTGCAAGGGCAAGATCGCCTCCTACAAAATCCCCCGCCACGTCCGCATCGTCGCCGACGTCCCCCG
The Candidatus Methylomirabilota bacterium genome window above contains:
- a CDS encoding methyltransferase domain-containing protein → MTTFSAPLLERTYSTADVVEQRARIRAKVVPTRGEHGLDIGCGPGLLACELARDIGPTGRMAGIDTSPDMVTMSGERARRSALAGRTEFAVGDAVELHFPAQNFDFVTAVQVYEHVADLPRALSEAYRVLRPGGRLIVMDSDWDSCVWQADDGDRHARVLRAWEAQFVHPHLPALLPRLLGQAGFAFKSLSVVPMVNLHSDDTTYSGSLIDVVARFVSRTSGIPEDVAQAWADDVRGQDLHGRYFFSLSRFLFLAERPMTGG
- a CDS encoding CoA transferase, with the protein product MSDRGGALGDLRVVDCSRLIAGGVLATMLADLGADVIKVENPKGGDPLRTWSKSLGELWWKVYARGKRAITLNLTKPEGQALLRRLVTTADVLIENYVPGTFEKWGLGWDALSKENPRLVMVRVSGWGQDGPYRDRPGFGTMVEAMSGFAATTGPAESPTLPSFPMADMVAAQAGAVAVLAALRHRDRVSGRGQMIDVPLYEPLLAILGPNALEYRAHGIVRERIGNRSHNASPRGTYKTREGKWVALSASTPASADAMFKALGIGHLLADPRFATNDARIANGEAVDQAIAEAIGRRSREEIVRLFETEGLTAAPVYDIADIMEDPHFKARRTFVELPDPELGTVTMSAPTPRLSETPGSIRWAGPALGAHNREVFAHELGLSDHEIEKLKANGII
- a CDS encoding AMP-binding protein, which translates into the protein MRPKAGPNPFLDATAGQMLARVAARFPDREAIVAADRRITYKDFLRESERVARGLLALGIAKDDKVALWLPNRPAWLAVQQACAMIGAVAVALNTRYKAHELAYILGQSDATTLILADHLGPVDFLETLNEVLPGLRNGEPGELALPEFPKLTRVIVDAEDPYPGCLRLSDVVEAGDEPEWQAALERTRANVTPDDPWTILYTSGTTSFPKGAVISHRNAVPHGWYAGEALRVTEGDRVLHALPMTGTWGGLCIPLSTFSHGACLVVMESFDAGVVLHLIEREGITIWNAVDAMAIAVLDHPDLARRKHSTLRTGGFGMTGGGRDGLFEDIVRTLGVPQAYEPYGMTELNALSMLHDLDESDVSRALPGVWPADGLEVRVVDPETGDDMPVDREGELWFRGRLVTRGYYKKPEETAKAFTADGWFKSGDLAVRDAEGRTVFKGRLREVLRISHFMVAPAEIEAFIMTHPTVSQAFVIGVPDPKLNEAAVAYIIPKPGELLTEADIIAHCKGKIASYKIPRHVRIVADVPRTPGPHGDKVQKTKLREIFLAEQK